The DNA sequence CAATAATTGGTTGAGTTGCGTAGCCACAGTGGTGAGTGAGGCTTCCGCAGTCCGTAATGGGTGTAAAACAGTTTGGAGAGGCTGGGCAACGACCACTTGAGCTTCCGAAGCCCAGGCAAAAAGGAATTCGCCAAATTCCTCTAAAGTGGGAGGCTGCGGCAACTTGCGATTTAGGAGCGATCGCGGCTGACCAGAAGATTCAGGTGCATCGGCATACAACTCTCGTAGTCGCATCCGCCAGCCTTCTACCCGCAGATTTTCTGGAATCATTAAGCTAGAGGCCACTCCTTGCTCGGACAGTGGTTGCCACAGTTGCAGCAATTGCCACAACCAATACACCTGCCGCATGGAAGTTGTTTGCGGCCATACCTCGGCCATGGAGGGGTGTAAGTTGCCTTGGGAGTCGAGCGGGGCGCTGTCTAGTAGCACAATATCCCACTGAGCCATACCTTCTTGGCTAGCAGCAAATCCATACAACTCTGGCACATGCAAACGCTGTGGATAGAGGTGTAGATAGGCGGCTATCTCGTCGGGCCAAACTTGGGGTAAGTGAGGCAGCAGTCCGGGCTGGGTGTCGAGCCAAACTTGCGGCATCACCACATAGTATCGACCTAGGACCAACTCTCCCGGCGATCGCTGAGTTCCACCGCTGCCACTGGCCCAAAGATAACGATAGATGAGCGGCGTTTCACAACTGTCACAGAGCTTCTGGCCTAGCGAATTCTGCGGATTAGCACAGGCTAGGTTGGGGCAAGAAATTTTTAGCTCAGAACTGCTCATGTGTTCGCACACCCTAAAGCTAAGTGGATCAAAGGGCTAGATCTCTAAAGGCTGAGATAGATTGGTTGTGGCGGCACTCAGTTTTCCACCAGCCTACTCCATCCGTTCTAGGAACCTATCCGAAAACCCCATCCAAAGGTTTTTAATCCTCAAATTCTATCGAGTTTTTAGAGAGGCCCTCAGCCTAGGTTGAAGTACAAGACAGCAATCATAGCAGGGTTAGGGACTACCAGGAATTTGCGATCGCAGCAAACCAAGCTGGAATTTAGCTGAGTGTCTGTGAATCTATCTTCATCGCGCGGCGCAGGATATGGTTATGGCTTTCAGTCCTACAGTGCTTTGGTTACTGATAGGAGTTGGGTTTTGTTTAGTAGAGCTATTGCTACCCACTGCCTTTATCTCATCCGTGATGGGCGTGAGTGCGTTGATCGTTGCCCTCATCTCCCTAGTTTTGCCACAACTCAGTTGGCAAATTATTCTCTGGATGATTATTTCTGTGACCCTAGTCGTTTTGGTGCAACGCTGGGTTCCTAAACAGAAGGCATCCGCGCTCATGGATGACGTCGAGGCTGAAACGCTCACCGAAATTTTGCCTGGAAAGATGGGGCGGGTACTCTACGAAGGCAACTCCTGGCAAGGGCGATGTGGCGATGAATCCTTAGCGATCGCACCTCAACAAAAGGTCTATGTGGTCGGTCGTAAAGGCAACACGCTGCTGATCATGCCCGAAAACTTACTGCATCACTAGGCCAGTTGAACGGGCCAGGTCGGACGGGCCAAATTTGTAAGGCCAAATTTGCAAGGTCAAGGTTGGGCGGCAACTCTGCACTCGGTTTATCCGCTGTTTCAAGCTTCAGGAGATTTAAGTCAATGAACCAATTTATATTAATGCTCTTTCTTGCCTTGGGCGGTGTGGGACTTTCCGGGATAAAAACCCTGAGCCAAGGGAATGAAGCGCTAGTTGAAACCCTGGGACGGTACAACGGCAAAAAGCTCAAACCAGGCTTAAACTACGTCGTGCCTGTTTTAGATCGGGTCGTGTTTAAGGAAACGGTTCGCGAAAAAGTTTTAGACATTCCACCCCAGCAGTGCATTACTCGTGACAACGTGTCCATCACCGTAGATGCCGTAGTCTACTGGCGGATTATGGACATGGAAAAGGCTTGGTACAAGGTGGAAAACCTCAGGTCAGCGATGGTGAACATGGTGCTGACCCAGATCCGGGCCGAAATGGGCAAGCTGGAACTCGATGAAACCTTCACGGCGCGATCGCAAATTAGTGAAATTCTGCTCCGAGAGCTAGACATTGCCACCGACCCTTGGGGTGTGAAAGTCACTCGTGTGGAATTGCGCGACATCGTTCCTTCTAAAGCCGTACAAGAATCAATGGAATTGCAAATGTCGGCAGAACGGCGGAAACGGGCCTCTATTCTGACTTCGGAAGGTGAGAGAGAATCAGCCGTCAACTCTGCCAGAGGCAAGGCAGAAGCTCAAGTGTTAGATGCGGAAGCGCGGCAGAAAGCGGTGATTCTTGAAGCTGAAGCGCAACAAAAAAGCACGATCCTCCGCGCCCAAGCAGAGCGGCAGCAGCAAGTCCTCAAAGCGCAAGCCACCGCTGAGGCAATCCAGATCGTCGCCAAAACCCTCAAAACTGACCCAGATGCTCGTGATACTCTGCAATTCCTACTGGCTCAAAACTATCTAGAAATGGGCACGACCATTGGCAGTAGTGGCAGCAGCAAGGTGATGTTTATGGACCCGC is a window from the Trichocoleus desertorum ATA4-8-CV12 genome containing:
- a CDS encoding NfeD family protein, with the protein product MAFSPTVLWLLIGVGFCLVELLLPTAFISSVMGVSALIVALISLVLPQLSWQIILWMIISVTLVVLVQRWVPKQKASALMDDVEAETLTEILPGKMGRVLYEGNSWQGRCGDESLAIAPQQKVYVVGRKGNTLLIMPENLLHH
- a CDS encoding SPFH/Band 7/PHB domain protein — its product is MNQFILMLFLALGGVGLSGIKTLSQGNEALVETLGRYNGKKLKPGLNYVVPVLDRVVFKETVREKVLDIPPQQCITRDNVSITVDAVVYWRIMDMEKAWYKVENLRSAMVNMVLTQIRAEMGKLELDETFTARSQISEILLRELDIATDPWGVKVTRVELRDIVPSKAVQESMELQMSAERRKRASILTSEGERESAVNSARGKAEAQVLDAEARQKAVILEAEAQQKSTILRAQAERQQQVLKAQATAEAIQIVAKTLKTDPDARDTLQFLLAQNYLEMGTTIGSSGSSKVMFMDPRSIPATLEGMRSIVGDGTTHANNHTAKLDSNNLGLS